The Canis lupus dingo isolate Sandy chromosome 18, ASM325472v2, whole genome shotgun sequence genome includes the window CGGAACACACCCTATCCTCATCTGCTCCTCACCCTACCCTCACCTGCGCGGTCCACCTGCCCGCATTTCCACTCCACAGCTCTACATTCATTATCCCACGGGATCCTATAAGGCAGGTCATTTGTATTCCAGTTTTCCAGGAGATGCAGACAGGTTAAGTAACTCAGCCCTAACCACACAGTGGGTCAGTCGTTCAGGGATCTGGGCTAGAAGACACCATCTCTTGTCACATCCTACACAGTGGACCCCAAAGATGGCCTCTCCACGTTACCTTCCCGCCCACACGCCCACACCCCTGTTCTCCCATGCCCCAGGCCTGCCCGGCCCAAGGAAGGCCTAACCCCAGGTCACCCCATCAGTGTGTTCCCCGCTCCTCTCCGCCTGAGGGGGCTCTCAGGAAATTACTCCTTCTCTCTGAatttcagtgtcctcatctggaCAGTAGGGATGAGACTGGAAACTGTACTCAGTTGGAAGATTCAATTCCTCATCTGCAGCACACCCTCCCCCAAAGCACAGGCCTGCTGGCCGGAACATCCTTCCCATTGCCTCCTAGTCTCCTTTGCTTCTCCTGGGGGGCCTCTCAACATGAGTACCTACTACTCCGCTTCCCTTCAACGTTCCACTGGGTTTAAAGTCATTGCCCTCATGTAAAGGTCACTGAGGTCATTTTCTGCCCAAGAACAGCTGCAACTCCTTCTTTAGCTTGAAAGGAAGATGGGGTCCTGCCCAGTAGGAACCCTAGTGAATCCTCTGCCTagcctccctctgcttcccacatcataccacacacacacacacacacacacacacacacacagtcacgcCTATGCCTCCTCCTGGCTcactgccactctctctctcctccagaaagccttccctgacaTGACCCAGCCTGAGTCTACTGTGCTTCCTGGACTTCCCACAGCTCCCTGCATAGTCCTGTCTCCACCCCAGACTGTGAGAGCCTCCCCTAGGACAGGCATACTGAGTGCCTGGTACAGTCCCTGGCACCAAGGAGATCCCTGTCAACATGCCTCAGTGCATGGATGATGGCGTGTCCAGGTCTCTttcctccatcccccatcccagccccaggcagctgCACCTGCCACCTGGACCACTGACACTGCCTCCTGAtggccccaggctcccctgcaCACCAAGGGGACCCTCCTCAAACCCAGCCTCATGCAGGTTTGCCCACATACTTGGGTGGCTTTGGAGATAGAGTACGGACACTTGCAAAGCTGGCCCAGAACATCTGTCTGGCCCTGTTCCCCCACCACCCAGGCCCCTAAGCATTGTTAATGCCTTCAAGTctctgcacatgctgttccctctgaaTGAAATGGTTTTCCCACCTAATGGAATCTTGCCCATTCCTCAGAACCTTCTCCAAAGCCTCCTTGCCCCCACCCTGGCACCAGCTCCCTCTGCCATGGACTCCTGcacactttgttcttttttatttttttagtaatatatttttttaagattttatttattcattcatgagagacagagagagagagaagcagagacacaggcagagggagaagcaggctccatgcagggagcccgatgtgggactcaatcccgggtctccaggatcacaccctgggccaaaggcaggcactaaaccgctgagccacccaaggatcccctgttCTTAATAATCAACatgtctcagggcacctgggtggctcagttaaccatctgactcttgatttcagctcagattgtgagatcgagctccatgtctggctccgAGCTAGGTGTGGAATCTGTCTgggattcactctctccctctctctctgcccctccccggcaaataaaaataaataaataagtctttttaaaaaataaataattgacatGCCTTGAGCCTTTGCCCAGCATGAACTAGGCTCATCGCACAGTTACCTCCCTTGATCTTCCAAAAGACCCACTGAGACAGCGATGAATAGTGTCCCCGTTTTATGGAAGGAGGAACAGGGTAGAGGTGAGTCAGCGACCAGTCAGAGCCAGGAGCAGCAcccaagcagtctggctccacATCCATACTCTTATCCCCATCCTGCCAGAGGGAGGGGACACCTGCGCTGTGTCCCAGGCCAAGCACCTTTGCTTGTAGGGGTGCATTTCCCCTTTCTATCCCCAGCCACAGCTAGGTGTTGAGCATCCCGAGGCTACTGATGGGATTAATACCCCAAACCCCAGCAGCTGACCAGAGCCCCATTGCCCATCCTGGGCTGTGAGCCACAACATACCTCCCTgagggcctgcctctccctctcagccTCCTGCTGGTGCCggcgatcctggctctccagctcTTGCAGCTGCTCCTCAGCTGTCTCAGCCCGGGCCCGGAGTCTGGGTGCCTCGCGCTCCCACTGTCTCCGCTCTCGGCCTGCGGCTGCCAGGGCCTCTGCCAGTGCCTCTCGTTCCTGAGACGCAGCCTCCAGCTCCCGGCCTGCTGCCTCTACTGCCTCCCGCAGCCGAGCCTGTTCCCGGGCCTGGGCCTCCACCTCCCTGTGGGCCTCGGCTTCTGTCTTCCGTGCCTGAGCCAGCTCCTCAGAGAGGCGGGCAGCCTCCATGCCTCGGGCCTCCAGCCTCCGGGCCTGGGCCTCTAGCTCCGCCCGAAGTGCCTCAGCCTCTCTCCTGAGCTGTGCCACCTCCTCCCTCAGGGCCTCTTGCTCTGGGACTCCACCAGACGAGATCTCCCCTGAGATTGGCCCCTGCCAGGTCTGTGCCTCCAGAGCCCCCTCAGACTCCTGCTGTGGATTTTGCTGGGCTGGGTCACCAATCATCCCCTCCAGCTTCTGTTCATCCCCTCTGGCATCTCTCTGCCCTTTGGGTAGTTCCAGCCCTTGGCCTGGGGTCTCCTGCTCCTCCAGTTGCACACGTAGGCTGACCTCTGGGGGTCCAGGCTTGCTTGCAGGGCCCTCCCGGGCTTTGGGCCCTGACTCTCCACCCTCTCCTCCCAACAGCTCGGCCTGAATTTCCAGCCCTGGACCTTGAAGCGAGACCACAGAGGTGGGAATCTGGAGAAGGGCTCCATGGCCAGCATTCTCTGGGCACTTCTGTGTTGCTACAGTGGGGCCTGATTCCTGGAGCGTCAAGTCTGAGGTCTGGGGGGCCATGGCAGCCAGCTGGAGGGGCCTCTCTATCACCCGCAGGTCTAAATCAGAAGCCTGGGGATGCACAGCTAATCTCTCAAGGGCGGAGTCTGATACCGGGGGAGCCGGGTCCGAGGCCTGGGTGCCTTCATCCTCCACCTGGCCAGCCAAACCCTGGGGGCCCAGGTCTGAGGCCAGGCAAGTCTGAGGAGCCCCATCCAGCTCTGCAACCAAGGAGTCCTCGCTCTGCTCCTCCAGCAGGGGGCGCTGAGGGTACATGAGAGGAATGTCAAGCCCAGAGGGGGAGGCAAGGAAGGACCAGCTAGGATGGTTAGGGGAGGGGACTCACCTGGCCCCCAGGCTGCCTTTGTAGCAACTGTAGCAGACCCCGAAGCTCCCGATTCTCCCGCTCCAGGATCTGCAGCcgcccagcctctgcctctctcacttcaTCATGAAGTGAGGGAGCTGCTCCTGGCACAGATGCTGGGACATGTGAGATGAGGTTAGGACCCCTCCTTACCCTTTGCAATGATCCCTGGCTCCTCCCATACACCCCTAGACACCCCCTCTCCAACACCTTGGGAAGAAGATGAAGTCAGAAGCCATTCTCAGCAGAGTTGTAGGAAAGCACAGGCAGCCAGCCCCACATCCCCAGCCCCTCTACTGGTGCCCTACTCACCCTCCCAAGGAAAGCCCAGAGGTGGCTCCAGGCTCCGCTgaagctccagctccagctccacaTTCTCCTCTGCCAGCTGGTCCACCTGATGCCGCAGAGTGTCCAGctcctgggggaagggcagggtcAGACAAGCCTTCCCCACCATGGCCAGGCTAATGTGTGGCCTAGATCACCAGGAGAAGCAAGGAGCCAGGGATCACAGGGAGCGTTAGAGAACCCTAGGGGACCATTGAGGTCACCAGGGTCACAGATGACAGAGTGACAGGTGGGTGGTCCACTCAATCTCACCGCATGGGCCTCGCCCAAACGGGTCCGCAGCAGCAGATTCTCACGCTGAGTCTCATGCAGCCTAGCACAGCGCTCTTGAGCAGCCTCCAGCTGCTCCTCCAGAAGCGCCTTGGAGGCTTCCAGAGCCCCGGAGAGCGCCCGTTCCTCCtggtgggggagcagagacaaCGGGTGATGCGGGTGATGCGATTGAAGCTGCCCTCAAGCACTCCAGGGCCACAGACCCTGCCTTTTCTCCCACATCTGACCCTGCACCCCAGTGCTCTCTgggccccacctctccctccctcctgcccctcccactacAGGGTGTATCCAGGTACCACTTCCCTAGcacctggccctgccccctcctgtgtcggccctgccccttctccccaagAACTCCCACCCCAGGTGGCATCCGTCTAGGCCCCGTCGCAAAGAGCTCTCCAGACAGTTCCTCCCCAGCACTCggccccaccctcctctccaggACCTGCCCTGATCTACCGCCCCCACATCCCCCTCCATCTGCCCCATTCTGCAGGGGGCCCCTCCCCAGACACCACGTCACCCACTTCTCCCAGCCGATGCTGTTCTGTCCACCAGACCTTGCCCTCTCGCCTCTAGGTCCAAATTCGCTCCCCGCCTGGCCCCCCCAATccccagcaggccccgccccctccggccccgcccccctcaCCTCCAGCTGGCTTTTGCAGGCCTCCGCCACCTGTAGCCGCTCGCGACAGCGTCGCAGCTCCTCCTGCAGGCGGAGCAAGCGACCGGCCCGCTCCCGCAAGGCCTCCACCTCCTCGCGGTACAGTTCGGCCCGCTTGGCCTGTCCCGACAGCACCTGGGCCTGAGCCAGACGGTGCGGAGCTGGGAACGGCCAGCCGCGGCCCCCGGGATTGGGGGGGGAAGGTGCCCAGGGAGGGGGGGACGGCAGGCGACGGGACAGAGGAGGCGGGGAGAGAGCTAGGGAATGGGCAGCGGCAGCGCGAGGGACACCTGAGCGCACCTCCTGGCGGAGCCTTCGGATCTCGGCCTCCAAGTCCTGCACCTCCGCCTGGGAGTCGAGCAGCAGCTCGGCCTTCTCCTCCCTGGAGAGAAGGGCCGCTAGAGGGGTGTGGGGACCCAGAACCCCAGGCCCGATCCCACCCACTTCCCAGCCTGGGGTACTCACAGCTCTTGCCTCAGGCGCCGCAGCTGGGCCTTGGTGTTGGCCAGCTGCAGGGCCAGGTGGTGTGCTGGGCCCTCGGGGGGACTCCTGGCAGGAGCCTCTGGCAACAAGGGGGCTGGCTCTCTCTCCAGCAGCAGTTCAGCCAGACGCTGTGAGAATCCAAGGGTCAGAAGCCAGAAAATAACCCATCCCATGTCCCCCAGTCACCACAAGCCAAATCTGGTTCTTGCAGTTCTGCTGGTCCAAGACCCTCAATTCCCAACCCCAACTCTCTCCCCCCCACATATCTGGGTCCCCACAGTCCTCCTGTTCCTCCACCTGGGTCACAATACCTCCTACCTGGGCCCCCATATCACGCTCCCGTGCCAGCCTTAACAAAGCCCCCATCAGGTTCCGGAACAGCATCTCCAGCTCTGGTGGCTCCAGATCCCCAGGCTCAGGCCCAGCCAGCGCCAgcaccccacctgccccaggctgGGTCACCTGGGCGGGTAGGGAGAGCCGTTTCAGCCCAAGAAGGTGAGGGGCAAGGTGCTCCCAGGTGGCAGGCCCAGGCTATCAACCAAATACCTCCTGGATGGCAGCAGCCAGCTCACTCTGGACCTCAAGACCGAGGCCCTGGATGTGTCGGATGAAGAGTTCCCGGTGCTCACACTGCAGGGAGACAGGGCGGACATGCTGGCACAGGAGTCTCCCACCTCTTGGGCCAAAGCTGGGCCctaccctccctcccctgctcacctgCACTGACGCCCCCAGCAACAGCCGGAGGATGCCTTCCAACTCCTCCACCGCCTCCTCTGCGGAGCACAGGCCACAAAAAGttaggggtggggtgaggggataGAAGCAGGAAGGGGTGGTAGGAGAGAGCACCTGAGAAGGGGTCAGACTCCAATGCCTGGAGGTCTGGGGACGGCGACAGGATCAGCAGCTGCAGCTCCTCCTAGGGACAGAGGAGACAGGAGGTAGAGGGGGGACCTCCTGGCAGGGACCTCCAAACCCAGCCTCCCCTTCCGAAACCCCTCACCTGGTAGAAGTCCCTCAGCCTGACCCACAGGTGGTTCAAGTTTCGCACCCGCCTGGCTGCAGGACCATCACAGCCCCTGGCCATCCGAGGTCCACCTCGAGAACTAGGAGCTCTATGGGCACAGAGGGctaggtgtgggggagggggcagcaatCGAGATCCGCCTCCCCCTACCAGGCTCCACCCAGCAGCCTTCAATCTCCTCCCAGCAACCTGTGCGGGGAGGGTCCACCTCAGACCCCTAGGCTGGCCCCTGGCTTCTTACATGATGCCCAGCACCCGGAGGAGTAAGGCCCCATCGCTGAGATGCAAGAGCTTCTTCTCCGGGCAAAAGggcccctctccttcctcatcctcttccCCCTCGGGCTCCGCGGCCTCTCCCACCAGGCTGGCCAGTCCTAGTGCCTGTGGGGAGCCAAGACAGGTCTGCCAGTCAGATTCAGAACCCCCCTACCAGCAGAGTGACTCTGGAGCCCCTCCGACCTGCCCCCTGAGCGCACTTGCAGCTTCCTCCTtaccctttcccttccttccccttggcCCCTGGGTCTAgactcctgctcctgccccacaGCTACCTAGACCTCTCTGGCCCCACATCGGAGcccaccacccctgccctcagCACCTCCACCCCCAACTGCGGACCTGCTCCAAACCCAGCACCAGCCCCTCTCTGCTGCTCActtccctcccccaggcccctcccacctgccccctcacCCAGGTGGCCAGGCTCCCACTCAGGAAGTCTTTGAGTCTGGGCCCCTTGCCCCCATCCATGACAGGGTCAGGGTGTTGGTCGTGCTGTGGCAGCTACACCTGCCCTGAGAGGAAGAGGAAGTCCCCTGGCCGGGGATCCCAGGCCCAGCCACAGACACATTATGCAGCTTCCTCCTTCCGGGAGCAGGCGGCCCCTACGCCCCCAGAGTTCTGCCTCAGCTCTCACCTCACCACCCCACATCCTCCCAGCATCTCCAAAGGGCTGGCACAGAGGTGAGCAGGGGAAGGTGAGGTCTGGACCACCCAGGAGTGCCACCCACAGCTCTCCTGGCACAGGGATCAGGGATCAATGGCAGGTAAGACCGCCTCTCTGGAAACTTGAAACTTGAGATGGCCTCGGGTGGTGAGTCTGGGTGTCCACACCTGCATCTTCTGATTTGCCTGGCTTTGCTTGCCCCCAACCACCCCTGCCCCATATTTCTCAAACTCACCTAAGCTACACTTCCAACTTGGTAAACCTGTGGCAGATGCTGCCACAAGCTGCCAGCAAGTCTCTGACCCCGAGCCAGGCGCGAGCCCCTCTCCTGTACCCCaccctccctcattctctctgcaCACTGGACTGAGACAGGACGTCTGGGCCCCAGTCATGTGACCTcacgggcctcagtttcccatctgtatAAAAAAGTGGCTTGGACTCTGGCCTCGGAGGGAAGCAGCATAGGGCAGAGGCCAGCAGCACATCTCATAGACAAACAGGCCAGGAGTACATCCCAATTCCCCAACTGCTCGCTACAGGGcctccattcattcttttatccaCTGGCATCCTGCCAGACACGACTTGGTACTGAAATGTAGTAAAAGCCACATAATCCCCGCACCCATAGGCCTCAGGACACTGGGGAGATGACTACCCTCCTAAAATCACACATGTGCTCAGAATGTATCATTGCAGCTATACTACGTGCATGGACTGTGAACGGATGACTACCTGGGATGGTGAGGGAAGGCATCCCAGAGGGGGCTACATGTGGAAGCTGAGATGGGGAATGATTGGGTGAAGAAGGCAaagagggggcagccccagtggcgcagcagtttagcgctgcctgcagcccagggtgtgatcctggagacccgggatcaagtcccacgtcgggatccctgtgtggagcctgcttctccctctgcctgtgtctctgcctatctctctctctctctctctctctctctctctctgaatgaaaaaataaataaatctttaaaaaaaaaaaaaaaaagaaggcaaagaggGGAGGATGGAAGACCGTGGGAACAGAATGTGCAAGGGTTCTATGGCCGCTGGAAGACCAGCCAGTGCAAAGTTCAGAAATCATTCATGTTTCATTGCTTCCAAGACactttatttcttacatttaaatctccaagtcaggggatccctgggtggctcagcagtttagcacctgcctttggcccagggcgtgatcctggagtcccgggatcgagtcccacatcaggctcccagtatggagcctgcttctccctcctcctgtgttgtgtctctgcctctctctctctctgtctatcataaataaataaataaataaataaataaataaataaataaataaataaatctccaagtcagggatccctgggtggctcagtggtttagcaccggccttcggcccaggatgtgatcctagagacctaggatcgagtcccgcgtcgggctccctgcatggagcctgcttctccctctgcccgtgtctctgcctctctctctctctgtgtctctcatgaataaataaaatcttttgattaattaattaaatctccAAGTCACGTTACTTGGGAGAGTTGCTTTCCGGGCTGGCTGTGGTCCTGACATAGTTGTCATTGCTTTGCCTGAGCACACACTTCAGAAGCACCAAACCTTGCAGAAAGGGCAGAGTGTCAGCGCATGGAAGGAGGCCCCAGAGGCAAGGAGCTTAAGCCCAGGATGCAAAGGGTGCAAGCCCCCTGGGAGGAGAACTAGACTTGTCCGTAGCACTCTTGAGGCAAAAGTCCATCACGAAGCTGGCTTACGAGTTGCCTCCAGCGGCTGGTGGCTTTAGGGTTACCTTATGGATAGTTGAGAGGGTGCTGCTCTGCGGCTCTCAGTGGCTCACGGGAGGAGGTGGCTCTGAAACACACACATCGCGCTTCTCTTGGACTCTAAATGGGAGTTTTTCAAACACCGTAAACAATTCattttgcttctattttcctttctatgTGTACCTTAGAATTATATATGATGAGAATCTACATCTAGGTCAAAAAGAGCACCTTTGGGAAGTATAAAATGAAGGTTCTAGTGATGAAAGATGAAAGAGACTTGGGACATAGTAAACTGGCAGCATTCTTTTTTCCGAGTGGCATCTTTTACGATGGGTGACATCTtagatttgataaaatataagGTAACAACAACCATGGCAAACAGGCTTACCAGGAGCCAGCCATGGTTACAAGAACGTTACACTTGgggcgtctgggtagctcagtcgggttgagcgtcagactcttggttttggctcaggtcacgatctcaggatcgtgggatcgggccctgtatcaggctccacattcagtggggagcctgcttgagagtctctctctcccatcccccTGCTCGTGTACTTTACACTTCTGGACTTATTTGTGTTGGATTAATATGTGACTAAAGGTCTCCAATtcacagagggggaaacagactcagagaggctACTAACtcgcccaaagtcacacagctatgaAGTGGTAGAACCAACTAAAGGAAGGCAGTGGGGCCAGTGTGTAAAAAGCAAGGAGCTCATGGCCAGGGCGAGCCAGGTCTCCCTAGGCAATGGGAAGCCCTGCAGGGTTGTTAGCAGAAGAGCACATCCCCTTGTGCAACCCTCTCAAGAAGCATCTGGAAATGCAGATAATCCTATCAGAGAGTCCTTAGGTGGATTCCAGGAGCCAGTACCCTGCTGAAGTGTTCATTAAATGGTCCCCAGTGTGGTTGTTATCTTTAGTATTAATAATATCAAGGGTCTGTCCAGATTTGCCCCCCAGTGGATCTGAACTTCTATTTGTACCCCCCAAGGATGCCAGCCCAGGAAGTCCTCCCGGAGCATTTGCTCTGGGTTAGCCAAGCACAGTAACTGGGCCTCATCCTTGGCAGCCAGGAGGGTGCCCTGCCTTGCTCAACATCACCCAGGCACACACCCTTCCTCAAGCCTCAGAGGCACGGACTGTGTCACCAATTGCTTTCACATCCGTCACTCCACACACGCCCAGCTGCACCTCCAGCTGGTTCTATGACTTGGTTTGGCTgaatcaggcagagggaggcttcGGGGAGAGTGGATGCGAGGGATGAGCCTGGGATTTCAAGGCTGAGTTAGCTGTTGAGAGATGTTTGTCAGTTCAGCAGTGGTTCCTTGCCTTTGGCTAGATTTTCCCTTGAAACTTTTTTTCAGAAACATGGCCAAAAATGTCAAGAGTGCATAAGGAGGGGCAGcaccggatggctcagtgggttgagcaacTGATTCTTTCGCtcgagtcttgatctcaggattgtgggattgagccccacatcaggctccctgctcagtggggagtcacttgaagattctttctctccctcccttcctgccccaccccactaCGCtctctaaatagataaataaaatctttttttaaaaaaagagtacatcACGGTATAGAGAAGACACAAGTTTCCCCCCTCATCCCAACCCCTACTTTCAGATCCCCTGCTAGCATGTTCTGTATCCCTTCTGAGATGTCGTGCCCATGTCCATCTATAACAGGTGGATGCAACCACACACCCAGGGCTGTGTACCTTCAtccttcttgaaatattttatagtctGCTTCTTTTCTGTTCATTGGTTTTAGCCTTTGTAATGGCTGTGTGGTATTCTACTATGTTGCTAGTCCATCatcatttatgtttttcaaaatctaTGTCATAGAGacattttttggcttatttttaaagattttacttatttatttgagagagaggcagagcacagagggagagggaaagagaagcagactcctccctgagcagggagcccgacgcagggcttgatcccaggaccccgggattatgacctgagccacccaggtgcccctagtccaTCATCATTTAACTCTGTCTTgttgaaaaatatcttaaatatttgcaGTGCTATAGAGACTGCCCTTCTCAGTTATCTTtttctggccttttcttttttttttttttttaagattttatctacttatctgttttgagagaaagagagagagagtgcatgcataaggtgggggtagaggggtaagagagagagggacaaacatatgggtgctgagtgcggagcccgacACAGacctcaatcccacaaccctgagatcatgacctgaaccaaaatcaaaagtctgacgcttagccaactgagccacccaggcacccctctggcAGTTTTTAAGGAAATTCAGTTCCCCACTATTGCCAGCATGGGGATCCAGGAAGCAGGCAagaaacagaggaagacaaacagaCAGACAAATGGACAACATAGTCAACTACAATCTCCTCCCTCAGGGTTCAGTTTCCCATCTGCACAGGGCTCATCTGGTTTTGAATTGTCTGGTTAAGCCCTGGTCCAACCCCAaaggccagaggcaggagggcTCTCAGGTTTGaggaagcagagctggggagGCCAGGGCAAGTTGGGACCGACCAGGGCTGGGTCAGAGAACCACTTTTGCCCTTTGCCTACAGCAGGCCCAGAGCCCCATCTGGCACCCCTGTGGCCTGGCCAGGGCCCAGTTCCCTAACCAGAAGTTTCAGGGCCCCAAtctcaagaattaaaaacaaaacatagcttCCAGGACCTTCAGGGCACCTGAGCCTCTGGTGTTGGGTCTCCACCCAAGTGCTAAAAAGGGGTGGTTTTCCTATCCACCATCTAGGGGTAGAAATAGTGGAGCCAGAGCCAGACAGGAGCAGAAATGCTCAGCAGAATGGCCTGAATGAGCTGCCCAGGTGGAAGGAAGTCATGGGAAGCCAGAGTCAGGGGGGTCTGGTGCCAGGCCGGGTCCCCAGAGACTCAGGGTACACCTGCAAGACATGGGCCCTAGCAGCTGAAGAGAGCATGACACAGCACCTGACACTCAGCTTGCTCTCCCCAGCGCACCCCTACACGCCTAGGGGGCACCTGCCCTGCCTCACCCTGAGACTTTTACAGAGGCGGATGTCAGCACCAATCCTCCAGGCAGCCTCCACCCAGCACCCAAAGAGTCTTGGAAATACTGGCTCATGACCCtttcctgcttaaaaccctcccATGGCTTCTCCCTGTGCTTTGAATCAAGTCCCAACCTCTCACCATGTCCTTTGAGGTAGAGGCTCTGCCGAGTGGCCCCAGCTGTCCACACAGCCTCATCCCTTGCTCCCCCCAACCTCATCTGTCGCAGGGCCCTCTCTGCTGCTAGACTCTCACCCTGGACCCCTGGGGACTTGCTGTTCCTCCAGCctgaagcacacacacacacacacacacacacacacacacacacattcccccCCAAcaccccacgtctggctccttcCCATCATGCTGGTCTTGCTTAATAGCCTATTTCTCAGAAAAGATTTCCCCTTTCTGAAGCAGACCCCAGTCCTTTTCCCTACCAGACTCATTCTTCTCTGCATCTTCCCTCGTTCACAAGGTGCCGAGCCACAGAAACCATGAGCGTGCCAACACGTGCCGATCACTTACCTGGGCCAGCTCTGTTCTCCACATGTATTAAGCACTTAATCCTCTCCACAGATGTAAAATGCAGCTGCTATGATTATCATCCCCCTTTTatgatgaagaaaatgacatatagagaggttaagtcacttgcttCAGGCCACACAGCCAGAAAGAGTAGAGCCAAAAAAACAGAAGGCAGCCCAAGTCATGTTTTTGAGCAAATGAATTCCTATGTCAGAGGCAAGGGAAGTGAGGTGCAGAGGGGCGCAGCGTCAGTAAAATCAAGGGTAAACCCAAGGTTGCTTGGGGGACTCCAAAAGCCACAGCAGCTCCCTGGCTCTTTGTTGTGTTGTTGCTGTCTGGCAGGAGAGCAGCACCCAGTCAGCAAGCATGGGGAGAACAGTGCCAAGCCTCAAGGTTGTCAGCCTCCCTCATAATTAACAACATATGCATTAAAGGCAGCTCCAAGGTACCATTAAATACCCATTAAGCTAGCAAAAATAAATCCAGAAGGTAAAACTCGGATTGGCACATGGTGAGGAGAGAAGCACATGCACACATCACTGGTGGCTATCAAAACAGCCTCGGAGTTTCCAGAGACCAATAAAACCACCAGACCCAACACTCCAGCATCTGGGAACACGCCCTGAGGAAGGAGCCCgagaggaaacaaaaa containing:
- the CCDC88B gene encoding coiled-coil domain-containing protein 88B isoform X3, whose amino-acid sequence is MARGCDGPAARRVRNLNHLWVRLRDFYQEELQLLILSPSPDLQALESDPFSEEAVEELEGILRLLLGASVQCEHRELFIRHIQGLGLEVQSELAAAIQEVTQPGAGGVLALAGPEPGDLEPPELEMLFRNLMGALLRLARERDMGAQRLAELLLEREPAPLLPEAPARSPPEGPAHHLALQLANTKAQLRRLRQELEEKAELLLDSQAEVQDLEAEIRRLRQEAQVLSGQAKRAELYREEVEALRERAGRLLRLQEELRRCRERLQVAEACKSQLEEERALSGALEASKALLEEQLEAAQERCARLHETQRENLLLRTRLGEAHAELDTLRHQVDQLAEENVELELELQRSLEPPLGFPWEASVPGAAPSLHDEVREAEAGRLQILERENRELRGLLQLLQRQPGGQRPLLEEQSEDSLVAELDGAPQTCLASDLGPQGLAGQVEDEGTQASDPAPPVSDSALERLAVHPQASDLDLRVIERPLQLAAMAPQTSDLTLQESGPTVATQKCPENAGHGALLQIPTSVVSLQGPGLEIQAELLGGEGGESGPKAREGPASKPGPPEVSLRVQLEEQETPGQGLELPKGQRDARGDEQKLEGMIGDPAQQNPQQESEGALEAQTWQGPISGEISSGGVPEQEALREEVAQLRREAEALRAELEAQARRLEARGMEAARLSEELAQARKTEAEAHREVEAQAREQARLREAVEAAGRELEAASQEREALAEALAAAGRERRQWEREAPRLRARAETAEEQLQELESQDRRHQQEAERERQALREELEKAMVRGRELGARLEHLQSELEQAALERQEFLREQEFQHQRYQGLEQRLETELQAAAISKEEALRELKTRALQLEEELVQLRQGPEGLGPEGHAEPRTLQAQSGRLIEVERSNATLVAEKVALQGQLQHLEGQLGSLQGRAQELLLQSQRAQEYSSRLQAEKSVLEMQGQELHRKLGVLEEEVRVARQSQEETRGQQQALLRDHEALAQLQRRQEAELEGLLVRHRDLKANMRALELAHRELQGRHEQLQAQRANVEAQEVALLAERERLMQDGHRQRGLEEELRRLQSEHERAQMLLAEVSRERGELQGERGELRGRLARLELERAQLEVQSQRLRESNQQLDLSACRLTTQCELLTELRSAQEEENRQLLAEVQALSRENRELLERSLESRDHLHREQREYLDQLNALRREKQKLVEKIMDQYRVLEPGPLPRTKKGSWLADKGPPHQHPCAGPRAPSACGMRPWQGGSGGNSAHDSLWGEALSHSAPGIPPGSDSDSVGQAPWVHPHPMTKDQAWDGMAPLRPYLKTKQMPMERASRYRSRRNTLSPLPSVSDTMWTGGLGLGSSHHWSPNRGPRQPRNAGIRATWSPSVGKEAWAPSSSKACPGALRWSWDKPVDRGDGWPPQAAPRQGSGSPMRPSLRRPSLGDPPAEGDGQKWPRESPVWSGRGAKDHSPGKVTWAHL